A genomic segment from Spinacia oleracea cultivar Varoflay chromosome 3, BTI_SOV_V1, whole genome shotgun sequence encodes:
- the LOC130469924 gene encoding uncharacterized protein, with translation MAHKEERKTSMHLGRIQQGNDVSLRSYVKRFNLEAGQIPDLPDGVSFDNFIRGLKKGSFKFDLVKKSVRTMAEVLDEAEAFIHATEICSASKDGKTGEATNSSGKKDKIDRKAARVNGTWALSKEHDNSPGHKRKRLQEREYFEYNTDLLTIIKDVGTRFDLERPFPMKSPAESRDPKLYCQFHEDIGYDTKNCRGLKRALDGLASKGHLKNYLQRNAHGSEKSQYKKNKSPVSPTEGNHSEGGFVAVISGGPAAGGAL, from the coding sequence atggcacacaaggaagaaaggaaaacgagCATGCATTTAGGACGCATTCAACAAGGGAACGATGTATCATTAAGAAGTTATGTGAAACGATTCAACCTAGAGGCCGGGCAGATCCCAGACCTACCCGACGGCGTCTCTTTTGATAACTTTATCAGAGGACTGAAGAAAGGGTCCTTCAAGTTTGATTTAGTTAAGAAGAGTGTGCGGACTATGGCCGAAGTTCTAGACGAGGCTGAAGCATTCATTCACGCAACggaaatatgcagcgcgtccAAGGATGGAAAGACAGGTGAAGCAACAAACTCCTCAGGAAAGAAGGATAAGATAGACCGAAAGGCTGCACGGGTAAATGGCACTTGGGCCCTGTCAAAAGAGCATGATAACTCTCCTGGGCACAAGAGAAAGCGTCTGCAAGAAAGAGAATAtttcgagtataacacagatcTCCTCACAATCATAAAAGACGTTGGGACACGGTTTGATCTTGAACGGCCTTTTCCTATGAAGTCACCTGCTGAGAGTCGAGACCCTAAGCTGTATTGCCAGTTCCACGAGGATATAGGGTATGACACCAAGAACTGTAGAGGCTTAAAGAGAGCCCTAGACGGCCTCGCCTCTAAAGGTCACCTCAAAAATTACTTACAGAGAAATGCTCACGGCTCCGAAAAGAGCCAATACAAGAAGAACAAGTCCCCTGTCTCACCTACAGAGGGAAACCACAGCGAAggaggatttgtagccgtcattTCTGGGGGGCCAGCTGCTGGGGGGGCACTATGA
- the LOC130469925 gene encoding uncharacterized protein has protein sequence MRGQKDYARRLGQVMMLGKSPVDQFPRIEICESDGGRVATPHDDPLIVKIKISNMRVKRILIDTGSSSDIMSMECLSRLAHDPKTIESIHYPIIGFGGSIIHPVGVINLPVRIGDRKDGRKMGVKFLIVKDLTAYNVILGRPTLNKIKAVVVTHLMLLKFVCDDGAIGTIHGDQQQARDCYLTTLNPSAWMKDLAEARGKRKHEEELPTAKESIPAKIEKSG, from the coding sequence ATGAGGGGACAGAAAGACTACGCCCGCCGCCTAGGACAAGTGATGATGTTAGGAAAGTCACCTGTAGACCAGTTCCCTCGGATTGAGATATGCGAGTCGGATGGCGGACGAGTAGCCACCCCACATGATGATCCTCTGATAGTCAAAATTAAAATCTCCAATATGAGAGTCAAGCGTATCCTGATAGATACAGGGAGttcgtccgacataatgagcATGGAGTGCCTCAGCCGTCTAGCTCACGATCCAAAGACCATTGAAAGCATACACTACCCCATCATCGGTTTTGGAGGAAGCATAATACATCCCGTGGGCGTCATCAACTTGCCGGTTCGGATTGGGGATCGAAAAGATGGACGAAAGATGGGAGTAAAATTTTTAATTGTCAAGGACTTGAcagcatacaatgtcatcttgggacgTCCCACCCTGAACAAGATTAAAGCAGTAGTTGTCACCCACCTCATGCTCCTGAAGTTTGTGTGTGATGATGGGGCAATAGGAACTATACATGGAGACCAACAGCAAGCAAGAGACTGCTACCTCACAACCCTCAATCCGTCAGCATGGATGAAAGATTTGGCCGAAGCAAGAGGCAAAAGAAAGCATGAGGAGGAGCTACCTACTGCCAAAGAGAGTATCCCAGCCAAGATAGAAAAAAGTGGCTAA